A stretch of the Chanos chanos chromosome 1, fChaCha1.1, whole genome shotgun sequence genome encodes the following:
- the myl7 gene encoding myosin regulatory light chain 2, atrial isoform, whose amino-acid sequence MASKKAAAKRGKTAQRNSSNVFSMFEQSQIQEFKEAFGCIDQDRDGVIKKQDLRETYAQLGKLNVSDDELEAMLAEGKGPINFTVFLTLFGEKLNGTDPEETILAAFKLFDPNGTGYVNKDEFKRLLMNQADKFTAEEVDQAFSVAPIDVAGNIDYKSLCYIITHGDEKEES is encoded by the exons ATG GCGAGCAAGAAAGCAGCCGCCAAAAGAGGCAAAACCGCCCAGAGAAACTCATCCAATGTCTTCTCCATGTTTGAGCAGTCACAGATCCAGGAATTCAAAGAA GCATTCGGATGCATCGATCAGGACAGGGATGGCGTCATTAAGAAGCAGGACCTCAGAGAAACTTATGCACAGCTAG GCAAGCTGAATGTCAGTGATGATGAGCTTGAAGCCATGTTAGCCGAAGGGAAAGGACCCATCAACTTCACcgtgtttctcactctcttcgGAGAAAAACTCAACG GCACTGATCCCGAAGAGACCATTCTTGCTGCTTTCAAACTGTTTGACCCAAATGGCACTGGCTATGTGAACAAGGATGA GTTTAAACGGCTTCTGATGAACCAGGCTGACAAATTCACAGCTGAAGAG GTGGACCAAGCCTTCTCTGTTGCACCGATTGATGTGGCGGGGAATATCGACTACAAGTCCCTGTGTTACATCATCACACATGGCGATGAGAAAGAAGaatcataa